A window of the Catharus ustulatus isolate bCatUst1 chromosome 23, bCatUst1.pri.v2, whole genome shotgun sequence genome harbors these coding sequences:
- the LIMD2 gene encoding LIM domain-containing protein 2 isoform X2 produces the protein MFQAAGAASPAPAHEAKNSSGGSTVQRSKSFSLKAQVKEICTACQKTVYPMERLVADKSVFHSSCFCCKHCHTKLSLGSYAALHGEFYCKPHFQQLFKSKGNYDEGFGRKQHKELWVHKEVESGTKSA, from the exons atGTTCCAGGCGGcgggagcagccagcccagccccagctcat gAGGCCAAGAACAGCTCAGGAGGCAGCACAGTGCAGCGCTCCAAG TCCTTCAGCCTGAAGGCGCAGGTGAAGGAAATCTGCACTGCCTGCCAGAAAACCGTGTACCCCATGGAGCGGCTGGTGGCCGACAAATCCGTCTTCCACAgttcctgcttctgctgcaagCACTGCCACACCAAGCTCAG cctgggcagctaCGCCGCGCTGCACGGCGAGTTCTACTGCAAGCCCCACTTCCAGCAGCTCTTCAAGAGTAAAGGAAACTACGACGAGGGCTTTGGGCGCaagcagcacaaggagctgtgggtgcaCAAGGAGGTGGAGAGTGGCACCAAGTCGGCGTGa